One region of Rhizobium sp. WYJ-E13 genomic DNA includes:
- a CDS encoding carboxymuconolactone decarboxylase family protein: MSRISIPARDDVPEAAKATLDGIQKALGFVPNLFRLIANSPAALAAFTGLQGGLSKALDLKTRERIALAVAEVNGCGYCLSAHTYLGLNLAKISPEEIALNRKGASADVKANAAVGFAAKIAEARGHVADADIAAVRAAGFSDAQIVEIVALVAENTFTNYLNEVAKTDIDFPAVSAVNAA, translated from the coding sequence ATGTCCCGTATTTCCATCCCCGCCCGTGACGATGTGCCGGAAGCAGCCAAGGCGACGCTGGATGGCATCCAGAAGGCGCTCGGCTTCGTCCCGAACCTGTTTCGTCTGATCGCCAACAGCCCGGCGGCCCTGGCGGCATTCACCGGTCTTCAGGGTGGGCTTTCTAAAGCGCTCGATCTCAAGACGCGTGAGCGGATCGCGCTTGCCGTCGCAGAGGTGAACGGCTGCGGCTATTGCCTGTCCGCCCATACCTATCTCGGCCTAAACCTGGCAAAGATCAGCCCGGAAGAAATTGCCCTCAACCGCAAGGGCGCATCAGCCGATGTCAAGGCGAATGCCGCCGTCGGCTTTGCGGCAAAGATCGCCGAGGCACGCGGACATGTCGCCGACGCCGATATCGCTGCCGTGCGCGCTGCAGGCTTTTCGGATGCGCAGATCGTCGAAATCGTCGCTCTGGTCGCCGAAAACACTTTCACCAACTATCTGAACGAAGTCGCCAAGACAGATATCGACTTCCCGGCAGTCTCCGCTGTCAATGCGGCCTGA
- a CDS encoding pyridoxamine 5'-phosphate oxidase family protein — MSYGFLDIASTPSVRAAQAEMGVQDFWTNLPTDRSFDRFSENERAFIASRDSFYMATVSETHWPYVQHRGGPQGFLKVLDDRTLAFADYRGNRQYISTGNLAANDKVCLFLMDYPRRARLKIYAHAEKLGLDADPALAELLVSPSYRAKPERLFRLRLEAFDWNCPQHITPRYTEAEIAVAVEPLRQRLTELEAENAALRAQVARGDVG, encoded by the coding sequence ATGTCCTATGGATTTCTCGACATAGCCTCGACCCCGAGCGTGCGTGCCGCGCAGGCGGAAATGGGTGTCCAGGACTTCTGGACGAACCTGCCGACCGACCGCAGCTTCGACCGCTTCAGCGAAAACGAGCGCGCCTTCATTGCTTCCCGCGACAGCTTCTACATGGCCACCGTTTCCGAAACCCACTGGCCCTATGTGCAGCACCGGGGCGGTCCGCAGGGTTTCCTGAAGGTACTCGACGATCGCACACTTGCCTTTGCGGACTATCGCGGCAATCGCCAGTACATCAGCACCGGTAATCTCGCCGCCAATGATAAGGTGTGCCTGTTCCTGATGGATTATCCTCGCCGCGCACGGCTGAAGATCTATGCCCATGCCGAAAAGCTGGGGCTTGATGCCGATCCGGCGCTCGCCGAGCTGCTTGTTTCGCCTTCCTATCGCGCAAAGCCGGAACGTCTCTTCCGCCTGCGCCTCGAAGCCTTCGACTGGAATTGCCCGCAGCATATCACGCCGCGCTATACCGAGGCGGAAATTGCCGTCGCCGTAGAACCGCTTCGTCAGCGCCTGACGGAGCTGGAAGCAGAGAATGCCGCCTTGCGGGCACAGGTCGCGCGCGGAGATGTCGGCTAA